The Cryptomeria japonica chromosome 2, Sugi_1.0, whole genome shotgun sequence region CAAATAATCAAATATTCCGCCGAATCCTTAAATGCTCATCTTCCAAATAGCTGATCCAGTTATTGGTGGTGTGCACAATTAGCAACCAACCTTGTTATATTTCCAAAGTCTTATAAAAGACAAAATATTAAAGTTTATATTTTAGGGATCATAAATCTTGTCCATAGCAAAATTTGACAGACTAGTCTTATAATCCAAACACATTAAAAAAACAGTAAAGAGACAACTGACGAAAAGCAAAGCACCCACCAAATAAACAAACCCTAAAACACTTATAGAAAGTTATGGAAAGTTATCTGAAGTTAAACGGAATGGTTAACATGCATCAAATTAAAAATATCAGTTTTGGTTAAgacatgttacaaaatttagaaACAGatgtaaaatttgaaaaagaaaatagaAAGTAATTCTCAGATAACATTAAAATCTCTAAGCCTGAATTTTATGCCTAAATCTCATGATATATATATACAAGCATGAAGCCAAACAATATCACACACATAGATCTATAAAATCTTGAGACACTAGGGAATCATAACAGTGCAAGTTATAAGGAATTATTAGGAAAATATCATGATTTAGTACAGAATATCTCAATCTTTGTCATAGAACATGTAAAAATTGCAGGGATCCTAAAAATTTCTGAATTAAAACCTTTAAAATATCATACCACATCCATGAAGAGATCAACCAATTCAGCTCCCGTGATAGAAACAATTGAGGTGTCCCTGCTACCTTCTCTCTTCATGTTGCTGCTGAGCCCCATGCCCTGAGGAAATGTTCCGTACAACTGATTCGTATTCAGAATTTCTATTGTACCATCCGCAAAAGGTTTCTTCACCCAAACAGGCTCGTTTGCGTCTACCATCCAGATAAATTCTTCAGTGGCCTTTTGCGCAGCTTCCATTGCCGAGGATTCATCCAATGAAACACAAGTGGGTGTGGGCAATGTAATCTGGTTCTGTCCTGAGCTTCCCTCTTCATGGTGTGAAGAGTACATCATCTGTGATTGATCTGCTCTGGTTTCTAACAAGGGGATTGTTCTTCCAACACAATTCGAGGCAACTGCATTCAGTTTTTCAATCTACAGGACCAGAAGAAGATCGTCAGTGGACCAAACTAACTTATACAACACATAAATGCAAAAAATCCCATGCAATTATTCTGGCAAACCTCCGTTCTTAAAAGCTCATTTTCTAGAGCCAAGCTTTGCTGTTCGTAAACCATGTCTGTCATGAAATTAGATCCTCCGCACGTTTGACACCTGATATTGTTAAGTGTATTTCTCAGCGCCTGTCTATCCAGTCGGAATCTCTCGTTTTCCGTACGCAAATTAGCGTTGTCAGTACGCTCCTGCTGAACCTGGACCACAATAATGGATTTTTCAACAGAAGAttattcatatatatcaaaaaaatcagtgaaataaaaatttgaaagagaaagagtCGTAATTGTTAACCCTAACTTTGAAAGTAAATATATATGCTACCTTTACTTGGGTGCGCCGGTTCTGAAACCAGAATTTAATTTGCTGTGATGTGAGACCCAGTTTGGTGCTTAGTTCTTGTCTGTCCTTTTCGTCAGGATGTTGCAACATCTTAAACACTCtgcaacaataaaatattttaaaaaatagtttcagTTTCATTTAGATCTGCAAGAATTAATGTTTTCAATTAAGAATCCCTtacaaatatataaaataattaagctTATGTTCATGTATAGATGAGGTAATATttgataaattgatattttttataatAGAAAGCAAAAGATAATGTTAATAACATTAGATTTTCACAGATCTAAGATTTATTATGTTAAATCTAAGATCTAAGAAATTCTCAACAAGGAGCTACATGATTCAGTGAGAGAATCTTGTTTAATGTCCCTCGAGAGATAATAAAGTATTACCCTTTTCTACTAGACCTGAAAGGTAAGGAGCTGGACAAACATAGAGCATTTGCTGGGGTGGGGCTCAGATTCCTCAAGTGCCGCTTCATGGACCAGAATCCAGAAGACCTGGGAAGAGAGGAAGAACTTCTCTCTTTTGCAAGGTTGAACAGAATTCTACCACCTAAAATGGAAAACGAGGATCCCCAGGTTCAACAGGGTAGGAGAGGTGGTGCCAGAAGAGTGGGTCGTGGGGATGAGGAAGATCTTCGACTCCCCTTGTTGTGCCCCTCGATGAAGTTTGAAAGATAGGTTTCATATTCTGGTTATGCTTTTAGAGTTTTGGCTAATAGACATGTTAAAAACTCTTTGTTTCAATATATGAATTTTCGGCTCTACCTTTACtgataaaaaaagaaaagatattTATGTTAAAAAtaatagatttccacaatccatgaaaaTGTTATGAATgattttagatttgattgtgtatcaattttttagcatcaacatgaatacacaatcaaatctaaaaatatttcATTACATTTATTATGTTGATAATCTAATATTTTTGTATTAGATTGTGGGAGAGTGCATAAGAAAAAAGAGAAATTATAAATTGTTATAATATGTAAATTACATCATGATCTTATTCAACTTAATatattataaaagaaataaaacatTAACAAGTTAAAAATCTTACTCTTCCATTACTTCAACTTGATCACTGGTATAACGAGTATGTTTTCTGGCCAAATTATTTCTCTCTGTGGAGCTTGCTCCTCCATATTCATTGTGGCCACTATTTCTATCTCCTTCACAATTATCACTCATTTTTCCTTTTTTGATCAGTAATCCTCCTTTTAATCAAAGAggtttgagtgaaatgcttttccTCATATAAGAGTTTTGTAGtagtaaattataatttatttggaTAGCAATCTTCTTTGAGTGAATTCCTCTAGTTCTTTATAATGGATAACAGTTATGTAGTAATGAATTAATAAATGTCACAACTTCCAATAAAATAATAGAAATATATATTTTGATACATGACATCTATTTATTATTTATGTTTAGTTGATCAAGTGAAGAATATGAATACTTTCTCTATATATGTAGCCAAATTGACTTAAAAAAAGTTAGGGGAGCCCCAAAAAAAAGAGCTTGGAAGCTTTGGTATTCGAGTAACCAAATTTTACCTAATTTTTATTGGGATATAAACAGAACAAGATATCAAAATAAATGGCATCTTAAATTATATTagcatttttagatttacattaaTATTGGTGAAACAATTATTTTATCATTAATTATAGGCACAAaacatttattataatttaatatttataaaataaaaaattaaaataccaaCCAATATTTAATATTAATCAGGAAATAATAAATGAAAGCTTGTGttatagaaatttaaaatttaatattgaaattcttgtttttatataaaaaaatataatattttaaattataattaatgaattttttttcaataaaggggtaaaaactttattaactCTCAAACAAGAACATTACAAAGACAATCCAGAGCCCCAGGCTCCAAAAGCAAAACTCACCTAGCCTCATAACCATTCATATCCTCCACCAAGATCCTCTCAAACTCCTGGTGATAGTGGGGAGAAAGGTTACCCCACCCCTTCACCTTCCAGTTACCATCCTTCTCAGAGGCCCACTTAGCCAGATAATCAACGACCTTATTTCACTCACGTGGAAAGCAACCAAAGCAAGCTGCCAGTTCACACCAACACCTTCTTAACAATTAGCCTATTGACAATAATCTAGGAATCCAATTCATAAATAACCTTAAGCCACCCTAGAACAAAAGCGCGTTCAAGGGCATGACTTGAATAGCAAGACCCTCACTAAAATTGTTAGCCGGCTGCCCTTGATGAATAGAAAAGAGAACAAAACCTTACCTGTCCAGTCTCTTCCTACTCCACCAATCCACGTTGAACCTAGATTACCACACAAACAAccatcagtattgatcttcaaaatATCTTCAGGAGGAGGTAGCCATCTGCcctccctttgaaccttcttcttcacccttctacctcttctgacacatgCAAAAGATAGAAACAAACCCTTGAGGCCTAGTCTTTCCACAATATCAGCATCTTCTCTATCCAAAGGGATCATCTCCTCACatttttcttccattgtcataCCCATAATTTTGTGCCAAACTTGGGAGACAACAAAGTTTTCTCCCTGAAAAATTCTTCGATTTCTCTCCAACCATATTTGCCACTAAATGAATGTAGGTTCAATAGTCCACATTATCTAAAGAAAAGGGACCAAGGTAGGAGGCTTACCTCATTTGATTCAAAATCCCACCAAGGATGAGGCATGGACACAAGGATGTTTCCAAATACTCCACTACAAATGCCAGATCTGGAAGGAGAAAGGGCACCGAAAAAACAAATGTGAATATTTCTCCTCACCTGTACCACATAGAACACACTTAGAAGGACCTTGAAAGCCACACTTTCAAATATTGTCTCAGGTTAAACATTTGTTCAAGGCAAGCATCCACATAAAGAAATTGCACTTAAGCCAAGAAAACttattccaaacatatttccaccacTGAACCTCCCCCCCGGTTAGCTGTGGAGATAGAAGTTTCTAATACCCACTAGCAACAGTAAAAGTTCCCTTGGTATATACGATCCAAGCCAAAGTATCCTTCTCCTTGATGGAGTTACAATACCTACTAGTTAAAATATCATAAGACTCATCATGTTCCTCTTGCAAACCAATCATAGGCAAAGCTCTAGGATCCTTCCACTTTGCCATCTCCAATAGCCCATTCTGATAATAAGACTTGAAATCACTAACTCTAGACCAACCTGCCTCTTGGAAATATTGACATAAATATGTCAGATTGGTGTACTGTGAGATAATGGGAGGAAAGCCATCCCAAGAATCAGACGAGAAAAGAGCCTCCTCCCCACTTTTACAAATCCAGAATAGGCCTTCCTTAACAAGAGAAACTCCCTTCTTAAATGTATTCCATATCGTAGACCCCTTCACTGTCACAGGGTATCTAGGGATGTCTTCCTTTGGAACCCCTGGAAGCTACTTATGGGCCAGAATCTTTGCTCAAACTTGGTCTTGTTCTACACACAATCACCAATACATCTTTGCAACCAACGCCTGCCCAAATAGAGTAGCATACCTTAAACCCAATCCCCCCAGCTACTTTGGAGTACACATTGTTTCCCATTTAACAAGGATCCACTTTGAGCCGAAAAAATTACCAACCCAAAGGAATTGTCTTGCCAAAGCATCCAAATCATTAACAAATCCCATAGGAGCCACCTGGATCTAACATCTATAAGTGGGGAGAGCCTGAACCATTGACTTGAGTAGTTGAATCTGCCCAGCAAAAGACAACCACCTATGAGTCCACAAATTCACCTTCTGATGAAACTTATCTATGATGTACTACCAAGAGTCCCGAGGAAGATTCCTAGAAGAGATGGGAATACCCAGGTATTCTAAAGGAAGAAAACCAATCTGGAACCTTAGAATCTGAGAAATCCTCAACTGAATAGAgccaggtgtgttgaagaagaagatggaagatttatctttattaattaattgacCAGACACTACAAGATAGATATCCAAAACCCTGCACAAAATTGCAGTTTCTCTTATCTTAGCTAATCCTATCAAAAAAATGTCATCCATAAACTGAAGGTGCAACTGCGAAGCCACACCATCTCCCCATCTCCACCTATGAATAAGACCCCTCTCCATGTTCTTCTTCATCAATCTTCCAAGCCCTTCAGCaagaaaaatgaagagataaggggaaagggagtccccctgcctcaaacccctagaggtaCTAAAGAGCTCAAAGGGCACACCATTAACAAAAATAGAGAAAGAGGTTGAATTCACACAACTAGTAACCCAAAGGATCCACTCCTCATCAAAACAAAAGGCTCCAAGAAATTTTCAGAGAAAGGACAACCACACTCTATCATAAACCTTTGCCATATCAAGCGTGATGAACATGGATTTTTCCTTGgaagttgccatagaatgaatagtTTTTGTAGCAATCACCACCCCATGAAGAATCTGTCTACCCTCCATAAAACCACTCTACTCCTTCCATATTAGATACTTCAGCCATTTTTCAATCCCCCAGCTATCatcttagagatgattttataaaaCATTGCAGAGAGAAATAGGGCGGAACTAACTTAACCGATCAGCACCTCCGCACTTGGGAATAAGTGCAAGGAAAGTGGATTTTAGAGCATGGAGCATCTGTTTGTTCCTCTAGGAATCTCTGACCACCTCCATTAACTCCATCTTGATTATATCCCATAATTCCTGGAAACATTCAATGGGAAAGCCAtctgggtttaaagtgttattgttttcaCAATCATTgattaccccccctcttagtgttgtataagtctatcaattggtatcaaagcctaacttctttaagtCTTAATcatttggaaggaaaccctaaagccattatggaggatatgagttatagagatatggctagagtacttgatgaAACTAGGGATGAGCTTGAACCCTTGAGAGATATATTCAAAGCTTCAAAAGTAAAAAGGAGAGAACTGACtgagcaattattggagatctctgacaacagctcttcagatgaggccaacattgatgcactagcTGAAGAATTGGAGAAACAAAATGGTGAAAAACTTAACTTAGGGAGATAACTTAAAGCCCTTACAATCTATATGAGTCAAGAACTTACTAAAATGTGGCCCTAAAAACTATCATTCAAAACCTCGGTTCATAGGGTTTCACGCAACatgtggccctaacttgcaaattcCATTATGGAATTTAGTAGCTTCTTGGAAAATCCAAGTTAGGGGAGTGTACATTGATATTCTAAAAGGGTATAATCTAGGAGTGAGGATTGGTGtggttaccaccaagccctaggctAAACAACACAATATGTTTAGTCTAGGCTAGAAGGAGGAAAGAGAAAATAGTAACCAAGGGAGTGCATGGAGACCGGTTTGATGATTGATTTGGTCAATTAGAGGATAGGGGAACATGTCTAAGTGGTGAGTTTAGTTTTGCAAACCCATTCTCAAGTGGTTTCTTTGGAaaacaagcctaattaggcctattaggtttgTGTCCATAGTAGGTGCTTAGTGGTGCTGGATCAGGGTCAAACCTTGGTCTTTTGGGTTTGGGTGTAAACCCCAAAAGAGTATTCAAATATACAATTTTTTCCAAGGATTTTTTAGTGGAATTTTGAACAAAGTGGGAAATACCAGTCTGACAGGGCTACTAAAACTAGGCCTAAATAGGGTTTTCTTGACCCAGGTGCACAAAGGAGAGTTCCAAACTTGATTGGAAGCTTAGGGTGAATTTTCCTAGTTGTGAAGCACTCCAAACTCTCCCTAGGAGGTGTAATTGGTGATTGGTTATCATTAGTGTGTTTAGAACCCTAGTTACGGGGTTGTATTAGGCCTTAAACAAGGCATAGAGGACTGATTTTGGGTCTTCTACCCTTCTAGTTTCCAATCTTTGCATCAATACTCTACACCATATCATAtgatcaaaaatatcatcatcCTAAACATTGCTATCTAACTACATTATATACTGAAGGGGTCTTTATGAAATCGACTTTAACCAGAGTATAGGATAATCTCCAAAAATCCTTTACACACCATGCTAGATTGATTACATTATATTGAAGAAGTCTGCCATAATACAGAAAAGACTTCCTTCATAACAAACATCTAACCTGCTGATGATTCCATATAGGACCAGACAAAAAACATCATGTTGCATTAATCGAGAAGAAACATATTATCTTATTACCTTACCCATAACAATGTTGTAATCCTGCATCAACACCAGAATGTTTGAATATAGTCAACTAGAGATGTATTTACACTATAATCTCGAAGACTTATGTGACTTTTGCACTAGTAATCATTGTAGACCTTATGAACTCTTGTGTTGGATTATGTTGCATGTGAATTTTATGTTGGAATGTTCTAAATCAATGTTGTTGAATCCAAAAATATCAATGACATCAATCCCAATATTCTAACACACCATTCTATTGGGAGTTGCAAAATCTCAATGAGAGTGCTCTATTGTAGCCTTTCATGGAAAAGACAAAATGTGTCATCCTCGTTCTAGATAAAAGGTCCCACACCTCTTCATTTTTGTGGATCTCTTTGCAAATTTTTGGCTCCAACCTCTTCAATCAACCCCCCATGTTGATTAACAAAAACATAGTCTGTTTATAAAAGATCTGAAAGTGACATAGAGACAACCCACAACTCATAACACTAACCCCATAAAATGAAGAACAATTACCAaaaaggaaaattttaaaattatcttcACAATTGCCCACACAAATGAAAAGCCATCTCACATATTGAAAAAACTTGCCAATATGCAAGATAAAATTGTTGCCTTTCCATCTAATTATTTCCCCTTCCTTAGTAATTAAGGCCAAGTGGTGAAAAGAATGCTTCATACCACTaacatcattaattaaattaaaatctttTGATCCATCATAAGTCCTAGTTGGACTCTAGCATGCCCTCCACAATAACAACCAAGTCAGCATCCAAGTCATCTCCGTAGTTTGAATTCAAAAAAGTTGGAGCACATTCCTCGaacaaaaaataaaacatccaCATCATTTCTCATTAATAACAATataggagaccaagtccatcaaaTATGACTGAGTCCTTTCCTTCACCAATTTTCTTTTTAGCCTAGTAGGGCtctaaagaaaaaaaaacaaaaaacattcattGTGGTTTAATCCTTGATTAGCAGCTTCATTAACTGCACTATTCCCCTCGTTGAAAATATGTTGGATCTTAATTTTGGGAAAGAATCCCATGAGTCTTTTACTTTCTtccacaatattttttattttctagggTATATTTATCTTTCCATCCTAGGAGTCACAATAAGTTTGTAGTCACCTTCCAAGAAGACATTTTGACAATTTAAATTATAGAGTCAGCTAAGCCCTTGCCCAGAAATGATTTCCTCCACCTTGTTATTAGATCCTCTTCCCAGGTTCATATAGTACCCTTCTATCAAATGTTCCTTGTTGTTTCTAATAATGCTTCCCACTCTTGATAAACTAGGGTTTTCTTTAGACCAACCATAAAAATTGCATGTTCTCCATCCATCATCCAAAGGGTTACAATGGCAATCTTTTCTTAATATAAATTTATTCTAGTTTAGGTTTGTAAGATTATGATTTATGCCCTAGTGTTGTTTTATTCTTAAGTCTAGAAGGTTCAAAATTACCTTTCAAGAGCTAAACGAAGCACCATTCATAATCTCTTTAATCTAATATTTTATGATATGGAACAATACTTTACTGTTTGAAGCCTCCTCTCTGAATATCCTGTGGTTACGCTCCTTCCAAATGTTTCGTGCAATGAAAGGGGGGATTTGAAACCATAGGTTTCTAATAATTGGATGTGTAAGAGGATTGTGATTCTACTTCTCCATTAAGTCATTCATACTCTCTGAAAAGGTCTACATTATCATAAAATCAGCCAGCAACTCTTCCCAATCTCCTTTGCAAATTGGCAGTGTAGAAAACTATGATCTATACTTTCAAGATACTTGCAACAAAGAGTACATTTGTTGAAAAGAGAGAAGCCTCTTTTATTTAGGATTAGGACTTTAACCCATGTCATGTTCCAATTGAATTTCTCCTTTGGATCTTGCTCAATAGCAATGTAGGTAGATTTAATTGAGAATGGATCTAAGGGATTATGACATCATATCTATTCATCCTCTCTGTAGGGAGAAAAAAAGGAGCAGTCATCCAGGGTAGAGAATAAATATTGAGCCCCCTCCATCATTTGTCTCATGTTAGCATTAGAGATATTTTTGTTGTTTCTAACATGATCTATAAAGTTTCTCCATGTGACCTGATCCCCGTACCACAAAACATAACCATGAACAAAGGTGCCATAACATTGGATTAGGACCTTTTTAATCATCCTAAATTGGTTCAAGTTAGTAAGAGCTTTATCTTTTAACTAGATATTATCTGAGAACCTGGTACACCTTCCCTCTCTAGCTAGTTTTTCCCCTCCGTTTCGTAGTATAGTCTTGATTTTGGATATATTGTAtagactattgtgcttattgcctctctccaataaacatgtggtaggttttctttagATAAcacacttctagctgcatccaagatagttctgtttttcctttctacaactccattttgttgtggggtctagggagctgataactgtcttctgattccatttacttcacaaaacaTATTAAATTCCTTACATGtaaattcatctccttgatctaatctcagacatttgattttcttgccagttttattttctaccatcaccttgaatagtttgaacttcccaagtgcatctgatttttctctgagaaaagtaacccaacacattctagaatagtcatcaatgattagcatgaaatatctatcacattgcaagcttttagttctagctggaccacataaatcagtatgaattaagtcaagagcattattggatttttttggaatacttttgaaagatactgtaacttgttttccaaattgacattccttacataccggattgtgaggtttaacaatcttaggtaaatctctaactgcctttgggAGGGAGCTGGATTGAACATCTCTCTAGTTATTTGAGACCAATAATTTATCTAGTCTAACCTGGATAAGGTTTTGTCCCAATCTCctattggaccaagtgaatttggAACCAACAAGGATTATATCCATCATGCCTGCCAAGGAAGTAACGTATACAAGGTCATTCATACTATTAGAATAGTCTTCAAGGCCTCCATATTTCTTAGAGGGATATTGGGGGGAGTTGAAATACCTAGCCAACATCCAAAAGTCATCTATGGAGCTTCAAATAAAGGATGCCAAAGAAGACCAAAGGCTAGCACGAGGGGATCTCATAATGGGAGCGTAGATATTTATGAGGATCCATTCAAAGTGGGTTTGTAGGAACTTTAGTTTGACAATAAGACATTTTTTGGATAAGTGGATCAATCTACCTAAAAAGGATGCAAGATTCCACAAAGTAACAATACCCCTTGATGCTCCTTAAATATCACTAACAAAGAGCTCAATAGAAGGCAAGATGACTAGGACTATTTTCTGAAATTTTTCAGATCTCATTTTTTATTCCTATGGTAGGAGAATATCATCTTTTTGATCCAATGACATACATTTCAGCATGTGTTCTTTCATAGGTCTATTAAGTCCCTCATGTTCCAACATAAGATCTTCATCAAAAAATAGGATCCAAGAAGCTACTCAACCTTGAGTAGTATAAACATCTCTCATTTGAGGGACACACATttacttttttcttcttctttgctttcaaTAGACCATCTCATGGTTTTCTATTTTCCTCTAGCAATATCTCTCATTGCATCCTTGTTTCTGGTATTTTATTGTGATGGTCTAATAAATTTATTCTCACCTCCTACACCGGATTTCTTCTTATTTTTGTTCTTATGACCTACTTGAGTCCAATCCAAGTCATCCTGTCCTTCTTCGTCAGTTGTTTCCTGCCAGGTTGCTTTTTGCATTTGGAAATGAGATGATCATATCTTCTGCAAGATTGATAGAAGGCTTTAGCATTTTCATATTCTATGGGTTGAACCCAAGACCCAAGCCTAGAAAGGAGCATGACCTAGGTCAACAAAATAATGTTAATAGCCACATTAACAAAATTTCTAGAAAAGAGAGTCAAGATTTAGATTGGATGATTCTATCCACCACTATGAAATTTCCAAAAGAATCAGCTATCCATTTAAACATACCTAGATTCCAAaactctaggggtaacccaggaaGACAAGTCTAGGTAGGGGCAACAACTCCCAGATATTTCTAACGGTAAAGACCAGGTTTCTTTTGGCATAGGAATAAGAAATTATTACTACAATAAGTCCATGAGCCTTCTGTCATAATCTTGACCAAATCTTCATGCTTAAAAAAGCTGAATAGGAAAATTTAATTTACCATAAAATTGATAGACATACTACCTTTAAGTTTCCACCTAGCAATAGCCCATTTCTTGACCTAATTAATAGAAGATCGAATAGCCAGAAATTTACAAACAAGAGATAggttgacctcaacaatagtcgtATTGAGCCGCACATCAAGAACCTCAACTCATTTGTCTTTCAGGATGCAACCCATTGGAGGAGTCATTTGTATTGGGGATTTACCCATTTTAGGAGAACTTTCCCCTAACAACTTATCAATGAATTTGGCAGGTTCCTCATCCAAAAAATAGGATTCAAGATGGTACTCAGGTGAGGATAAAGGAAGGAAATTCACCTCGACCAAAGAGTTATCTTTCTATCTTTGCACAAATGAATCCATAGGGGTCACATGATACCCCGTAGAGTGCGAAATCTCATAGGGGGCCCTGTCGTTCCCATCCAACATTGTACAAGCAAGAACGCAACAAGCAGAAACGATCAAAACCCTAGAAGACATAGAGCCAACATGTTTATGATGCAGTGACTTGCTCATTGCTGGAGTACATGTTGGACAACTAGCTATATTTCTTAATACCCCActtctttttaatttttattttattagctATTTTTACTTGATTGTTTTTAAACTCTAGTTATTTTAGCTTTTATATGTACGTTTTATAAACTCTTCATTTGGTGATCTTTCCTAGTCTTTCTCTCCAAGTCTTATGgtggtttttttctatttttaatggTTTTTAACTTGGATATGTAACGGGTCAAGGCCcttaatataataaaaatgaacAAACAGTACATATGTTCTAGCACTAAAATTGATTGGGAATACTCGTTTAGGAAGTGTAAGACATGACTGGTTGTCATTAATCTAtttagaaccctagttgtgggatTTTATTAGGCCTTAGAGAAGGCATAAAGGAGTGATTTTGGGTCTTCTACCCTTCTAGTTGCCAATCCatgtgatagttctaatacttaatataagtatagatccaatagcccaCAAGAAGacaggggggggtgtgaatcatacaaacttaatcttccataaaaacatcaaattcaacctcagtaacatatacttcagtaatataaccaaaactgctaaacatgcaaactcaaaagcatataaaaatcataaacctcataacaccaaatttaacgtggaaacccaaatagggaaaaaccactatgggatttcagacccactaagaaatatactcttctagagtatgctcggttaaaagaaaatcctgttaaagattacaaacacattgctagatgtgagccagttaagggatttccctcagatctgttaggatcttcaccttgttagaagtgaccttgttaaaggatttcaaacactcaatcagaatgtcacctttctagagggttttacaaataagactattaagtccacttggttaagagattttctatcacttttccaaaataacagtaataaaaatctatctacaac contains the following coding sequences:
- the LOC131868404 gene encoding homeobox-leucine zipper protein PROTODERMAL FACTOR 2-like, which translates into the protein MEEKCEEMIPLDREDADIVERLGLKGLFLSFACVRRGRRVKKKVQREGRWLPPPEDILKINTDGCLCGNLGSTWIGGVGRDWTGGRILFNLAKERSSSSLPRSSGFWSMKRHLRNLSPTPANALCLSSSLPFRSSRKGVFKMLQHPDEKDRQELSTKLGLTSQQIKFWFQNRRTQVKVQQERTDNANLRTENERFRLDRQALRNTLNNIRCQTCGGSNFMTDMVYEQQSLALENELLRTEIEKLNAVASNCVGRTIPLLETRADQSQMMYSSHHEEGSSGQNQITLPTPTCVSLDESSAMEAAQKATEEFIWMVDANEPVWVKKPFADGTIEILNTNQLYGTFPQGMGLSSNMKREGSRDTSIVSITGAELVDLFMDVNKWKKIFSLIVTRAETLQVVSQGVGGHRNGLLQLMYAELQILSPLVPTRHISFLRFSQQPTNGMWIVVDFSLENLNYSISPSVGWYHKHPSGYVIQDMPNGCSKVIWIEQGETDYRIVHKIFEQVINSEMAFGAQHWLTCLQRQCCWFKTLVDLTSEGDVSRTNLIRLAQNISSQFVANISALSQFSNDPIKITTRNASEVGQSSGVIVCVGTSIKLTVPPNVLFNFLGDERTASKYKLFSCGEWKELTSIGNGSDPSSCVSLFDVYCEGETEKMLKHSYRDASGSFCVYTAINVDIIHGKDASSLPIAAHHGFAVLPYHTSTAVNSLIPTTILHEEASATSLDSVFGCSHTSVVLVTDHRIVEVTITVRFSI